The genomic window CAGGAGGCCGACGCGCCCGATCTGCCCGAAAACGCCATCCGGCAGGTCGACGTCGATCAGGTCCTGACGCTCGAACAAGTCGCAGCCGAAATCCGTCGGATCGCGGGAGCCCCCGTCGATCAACCCGTTGTCAACGTCCCGGAGGAGATCATGGAAGAAGTCAAATTCTCCGAACACCAAGTGCCCGATCTGGACCGAATGGATGCCCTCGGCGACCGCACGCCCTACACGTGTCCCGAATGCGGAGGCACGCTCTGGAACGTCAAGGGCCGCGACCCAGCCGGCCACTACGTCTGCCACACCGGACACTCCTTCACCATCGAGTCTTTTTTGAGTGGTCAGGCCGAGGTGATCGAAAACTCGCTGTGGGCCGCCGTCCGCTACCTCCAGGAACGGGCCAACGTACTCAAGAAGCTCTCCACCGACGCCCGAACGCGGGGCAAAGAGAGCACAACGGCGGACTTTGAACAAAGAATGGATGAGATGAAAAAGCACGCACTGATCATCCGCCGGTTCATCATGTCCGGCATCTTCTCCGCCGCCGATACGCCCAAGCCGGCCGCGACCGGATGACCAGCGCCCGTCAGCCGCCGGACCGGCAATCGGCGCGCCGGTCATGAGCTTGCGCTTTTCATCGCGGAGTTGAGCTCCACGATCAGCGAATTGTCGAGGCAGTGCCGCATCTGCGGAATGATGCAGGGCATGCCGCACGTAAGCGTCGGGTCGCGATACCAGTTGGTTTCGCGGACGTCGAGGTTCAAATCGGCGCAAACTACGCCGTCGCTGTGAGTTTCGGCGAGGATCGCTCCGGACGACTCGATGATCATGCTGGGCGGGTTGATGGAGGCGGAGACGAAATGGATGCCGTTGTCCAGGGCCCGCGTCCGCCAGGTGATCGGCTTGCCGCCCGCGACGGGCAGAAAGAGGATTTCAGCCCCTTGATGGGCGTAGTATCGGGCGACTTCGGGAAACCATTCGTCGTAGCAGATGTGCACGGCGATGCGGCCGAAGTCGAGGTCGAAGAGGGGGTAGTCTTCGCCGCAGGAGAATCCGCTGACGAGTTCGCCGAAGGTCAGGTGCGTTTTGTCGTACTGGCCGATGAACTGGCCCTGGCGGTCAAAGAGGACGGCGGTGTTGAAGACGTATCGGCCGCGGCCTTCGATCAGGCCGCACAGGACGTGCATGCGGTACTTGCGGGCCGCTTCGGCCAGGACGCGGCAGGTGGGGCCGTTTGGGACCGGTTCGGCGGCGTCGGTCCACGTGCCGTATTGGGCTTCCGGCACGCCGACCACCGGGCAGAACTCGGGTAGCACGACGATATCCGGACGAAGCACGCCCGCCTGGTCGAGCTTTTCAGTAATGCGGCGGCGGTGCGACTCGAGGGTCAGCGTGTCGCGCGGCGGGCCGAATCGGATCGTGGCGACCCGGGCGCAGCGGTGTTTCGGCGGGTCGATGGCGACCAGGCGGGGATCCGACCATTCGATGCTGCCGCGATCCGAGGCGCGAAAGAACAGCTCGAACCGCCGCTCGAGGTCGTGCTCGCCGAGGCGAAACCGCTGGCTCATCCGCACC from Phycisphaerae bacterium includes these protein-coding regions:
- a CDS encoding carbon-nitrogen hydrolase family protein, which translates into the protein MSDASTANRVADMSSDAWTFGAPRPELAPRHEQRRDGDGPARLVLSGNGDRRAFGWWRADLELESGRWYEASVLARVEQIENPNLSVFAQAAGHFLLPQQPWSAEPVRMSQRFRLGEHDLERRFELFFRASDRGSIEWSDPRLVAIDPPKHRCARVATIRFGPPRDTLTLESHRRRITEKLDQAGVLRPDIVVLPEFCPVVGVPEAQYGTWTDAAEPVPNGPTCRVLAEAARKYRMHVLCGLIEGRGRYVFNTAVLFDRQGQFIGQYDKTHLTFGELVSGFSCGEDYPLFDLDFGRIAVHICYDEWFPEVARYYAHQGAEILFLPVAGGKPITWRTRALDNGIHFVSASINPPSMIIESSGAILAETHSDGVVCADLNLDVRETNWYRDPTLTCGMPCIIPQMRHCLDNSLIVELNSAMKSASS
- a CDS encoding chemotaxis protein CheB translates to MQVTDRAIFRPGVIYVPPSNHHLLVNRTEVAAVFGPRENRSRPSIDTLFRSAAAYNGTRVIAILLTGYLNDGVNGLAAVKQCGGVAMVQSPQEADAPDLPENAIRQVDVDQVLTLEQVAAEIRRIAGAPVDQPVVNVPEEIMEEVKFSEHQVPDLDRMDALGDRTPYTCPECGGTLWNVKGRDPAGHYVCHTGHSFTIESFLSGQAEVIENSLWAAVRYLQERANVLKKLSTDARTRGKESTTADFEQRMDEMKKHALIIRRFIMSGIFSAADTPKPAATG